A window from Leptothermofonsia sichuanensis E412 encodes these proteins:
- a CDS encoding dolichyl-phosphate-mannose--protein mannosyltransferase has product MPSFEKPTRHSAAWFKIGILVVWLVSLALRFWGLERFNTLVFDEVYYVKFAHHYLSQTPFFDGHPPLSKYLIALGIWLGERMPFGHSAVNGLSGGIYSPWSYRWLNALTGSLIPLVVTEIAYQLTRRYSYAFIAGLFMALDGLFLVESRYALNNVYLIIFGLLGIWCLLLALNSPRSLQRELWLVLSGVLFGASASVKWNGLWFLLGAYGMWVSVWIIQWVQGLQSAQLDSAPEPEPEVTAPGKSPLERLTTLKPWHMLLYLAVLPAVFYRLSWIPHLQVNPKDTFWGLQQQILSYHQRVGNGPNVHPYCSDWFTWLWMLRPVAYFYQVTNPGDPLPTGKSELTAVPGSIIYDVHAIGNPFLWWLSTVAIAVVAIVLIASALNWFKARHVTIPASAQSHPEPVLALSSTELWLGIFLVVNYAAQLMPWVPVTRCVFLYHYMGASVFATMAIAWLVDRWVGSSQARLRMMGIGIMLLIGLGFLFWMPIYLGLPLSPAGFELRMWLSSWR; this is encoded by the coding sequence ATGCCCTCTTTTGAGAAACCCACAAGGCATTCCGCTGCCTGGTTCAAGATTGGCATTCTAGTGGTATGGCTGGTATCGCTGGCTCTCCGTTTTTGGGGACTGGAACGGTTTAATACACTGGTGTTTGACGAAGTCTACTATGTCAAATTTGCCCATCACTATCTGTCCCAAACCCCCTTTTTTGATGGACATCCCCCTTTAAGCAAATACCTGATTGCCCTGGGGATCTGGCTGGGGGAGCGGATGCCCTTTGGACATAGTGCAGTCAATGGATTATCTGGTGGGATTTACTCTCCCTGGAGTTATCGCTGGCTGAATGCGTTGACGGGTTCCTTGATTCCTCTGGTGGTTACGGAAATTGCCTACCAACTGACCCGTCGTTATAGCTATGCTTTTATCGCCGGGCTGTTTATGGCACTGGATGGACTGTTTCTGGTAGAGTCTCGTTACGCCCTGAACAATGTCTATCTGATTATTTTCGGATTGCTGGGGATCTGGTGCCTGCTGCTGGCGCTGAACAGTCCGCGATCGCTCCAGCGGGAGTTATGGCTTGTCCTGTCCGGGGTCCTGTTTGGTGCCTCAGCTTCCGTCAAATGGAACGGGTTATGGTTCTTGCTGGGTGCTTACGGCATGTGGGTTAGTGTCTGGATAATCCAATGGGTTCAGGGTCTACAGTCTGCTCAGCTGGATTCTGCTCCAGAACCAGAGCCAGAAGTGACAGCACCAGGGAAAAGCCCACTGGAGCGATTGACCACGCTCAAACCCTGGCACATGCTCCTCTATCTGGCCGTGTTGCCTGCGGTATTTTATCGGCTTTCCTGGATTCCTCACTTACAGGTCAACCCCAAAGACACCTTCTGGGGACTGCAACAACAAATTTTGAGCTATCATCAGCGCGTCGGTAATGGTCCGAACGTACATCCTTACTGTTCTGACTGGTTCACCTGGCTCTGGATGCTGCGTCCAGTTGCCTATTTTTACCAGGTCACCAATCCAGGCGATCCTCTGCCCACGGGCAAATCGGAACTGACGGCAGTGCCGGGCAGCATAATTTACGATGTGCATGCGATTGGCAATCCCTTTTTGTGGTGGCTATCGACTGTAGCAATCGCCGTCGTTGCGATCGTTCTGATAGCCTCTGCCTTGAATTGGTTCAAGGCCAGGCATGTCACTATTCCAGCATCCGCGCAGTCACATCCGGAACCAGTGCTGGCGCTCAGTTCCACTGAACTCTGGTTGGGGATATTTCTGGTGGTCAACTATGCTGCCCAGCTCATGCCCTGGGTGCCAGTAACTCGCTGTGTGTTTCTGTATCACTATATGGGAGCTTCTGTATTTGCCACAATGGCGATCGCCTGGCTGGTTGATCGCTGGGTCGGGAGCAGCCAGGCTCGTCTGCGGATGATGGGGATTGGCATCATGCTCCTGATTGGACTGGGATTCCTGTTCTGGATGCCCATCTACCTTGGGCTGCCCCTGTCCCCAGCAGGATTTGAGCTGCGAATGTGGCTGTCGTCCTGGCGCTAG
- a CDS encoding LabA-like NYN domain-containing protein → MPILTTDEHSPQTHFRRGRVAIFIDGSNLFYAALQLGIEIDYTKLLGCLTQGDRLLRAFFYTGVDRINEKQQGFLLWMRRNGYRVVTKDLVQLPDGSKKANLDVEIAVDMMTLADYYDTAVLVSGDGDLAYAVNAVSYRGARVEVLSLRSMTSDSLINVADIYTDIANIKEKIQKTSHPNYTYQPLPS, encoded by the coding sequence ATGCCGATTTTAACAACAGATGAACATTCACCGCAGACTCATTTTCGGCGTGGCCGGGTGGCTATATTCATTGATGGCTCAAACTTGTTCTACGCAGCGTTGCAATTGGGAATTGAAATTGACTACACAAAACTACTTGGCTGCTTAACCCAGGGAGATCGTCTATTGCGAGCTTTTTTCTACACTGGGGTCGATCGCATCAATGAAAAGCAACAGGGATTTCTACTGTGGATGCGCCGAAACGGCTACCGGGTTGTGACAAAAGATTTGGTCCAATTACCAGACGGCTCCAAAAAAGCTAATTTAGATGTCGAAATTGCCGTCGATATGATGACCCTGGCAGATTACTATGACACAGCCGTCCTGGTCAGTGGCGATGGCGACCTTGCCTATGCCGTCAATGCTGTTTCCTACCGGGGTGCCAGGGTGGAGGTTCTGAGCCTGCGATCCATGACCAGTGACAGCCTGATCAATGTCGCTGATATTTATACAGATATTGCCAACATTAAAGAGAAAATTCAGAAAACCTCTCATCCCAATTACACTTACCAGCCTTTACCGTCTTAG
- a CDS encoding Mo-dependent nitrogenase C-terminal domain-containing protein, producing the protein MNPFTRHPFVSILLQPICQWLESIEVRDSQTARSLCKLIPARCPFERDIKFFNRTILSIPPLCKLNPFYYQLVELRFKSLAYLVDVCGEDINIYT; encoded by the coding sequence ATGAATCCCTTCACCCGTCATCCGTTCGTTTCCATACTCTTGCAACCGATCTGTCAATGGCTTGAATCTATCGAGGTGCGGGACTCTCAAACAGCGCGATCGCTCTGCAAACTTATTCCTGCCCGGTGCCCCTTTGAACGAGATATTAAATTCTTCAACCGCACAATTCTCAGCATTCCTCCTCTATGCAAGCTCAACCCCTTCTACTACCAGCTTGTGGAACTTCGCTTCAAGTCTTTAGCCTATCTGGTAGACGTGTGTGGTGAGGATATAAACATCTATACATAA
- a CDS encoding response regulator has protein sequence MATKRVLIIDDDQEILAVAQLTLQAVGGWNVITATSGDEGLNKAATEQPDAILLDVMMPDKDGIATLQELQTNPVTQSIPVILMTAKVQASDQRWFARLGVAATICKPFKAMKLHTQIAEVLGWEQ, from the coding sequence ATGGCAACGAAGCGAGTTCTGATCATTGATGATGATCAGGAGATTCTGGCAGTTGCTCAATTGACCCTCCAGGCTGTAGGAGGATGGAATGTCATAACGGCAACATCCGGTGATGAAGGGCTGAACAAAGCCGCGACTGAGCAACCCGATGCCATCTTACTGGATGTGATGATGCCAGATAAAGATGGGATCGCGACTCTCCAGGAACTTCAGACTAATCCGGTCACTCAGTCGATCCCAGTGATTTTAATGACGGCAAAAGTGCAGGCATCGGATCAGCGCTGGTTTGCCAGACTGGGTGTAGCGGCCACCATCTGCAAGCCCTTTAAAGCCATGAAATTACATACTCAAATTGCAGAAGTCCTGGGGTGGGAACAATAA
- a CDS encoding response regulator — translation MKTTQTDNSAGQGVILIVDDLPTNLEILFEFLSSSGFQILIAEDGQSAIERARYALPDLILLDILMPGMDGFETCRRLKAEETTADIPIIFMIALTETVDKIKGFNLGAVDYITKPFQQEEVLARVKTHLKIQKLTRQIQEQTDLRLAQAEIQRQNQRSQLFAEISLKIRQSLKLEEILQTTVTEVQQFLQSDRVLLFQLFPDGSGTVVQEAVTADYLATIGRDFVDPCFQEGYLEQYRQGRIGAIANIEQIDTQPCYIEFLQQLCVKANLVVPIFIQTELWGLLIAHQCSQPRQWTTDETSFLQQLANQIGIALSQAQLLEQEIHQRQALARSQEELRIMSAALESAVEGISQLDCEGRYVKVNPAYARMVGYEPEELIGMKWQEVLYPEDHEIVMAAYEQLQTTNKVEVEVRGLRKDGSVFDKQVVMVKAYDQQQQCIGHYCFMKDISDRREVERLKDEFVSIVSHELRTPLTSISGALDLLANGVLQSQPEDAQRMLNIAASSTDRLVRLINDILDIERIESGKVAITPQACNASDLMNQSAEVLQEMAHQAGVTLQIAPLAVSVWADPDRIIQVLTNLLSNAIKFSPPGSSIRLSAALIDQDEPVAKRDGKPVASPFSPSALLSPSFPYVLFKVSDQGRGIPPDKLETIFGRFQQVDASDSRQKGGTGLGLAICRTILHHHGGRIWAESFPGEGSTFFFTLPVFNPSQLQSTPAQIPPFSVHPPSHPSYSSAATLSDRGSSESTVETSVEPRSHSSSTPHTPLILVCDNDFSVRTIVQAMLERQRYRVLTAATGEEAINLARQHLPDVIFLNLMMPGMDGWETLAQLKQQPVTKNIPVIILSGLSPDTRKSPPSDISDWIVKPPNQQLLRRALERALAKSHQVIRVLVVEDDLDLAQVLLTVFSRHGIQAFHAATGRAAIQLSQQIVPDLLVLDLGLPEQNGFAVVDWLRQHNHLCQVPVVVYTAHDLNGDDRDRLKLGQTLFLTKGRVTPQEFERQVVDLLNRIIVDRGGDNNHGNEASSDH, via the coding sequence ATGAAAACAACACAAACAGACAATTCCGCCGGGCAAGGGGTCATCTTAATTGTGGATGACTTACCCACCAACTTAGAAATATTGTTTGAATTTCTGTCCAGTTCCGGCTTCCAAATTTTGATTGCAGAAGATGGACAGAGTGCGATTGAAAGAGCCAGATATGCCCTCCCTGATTTGATTTTGCTGGACATTCTAATGCCAGGTATGGATGGGTTTGAAACCTGCCGTCGGTTAAAGGCAGAGGAAACAACGGCAGACATTCCCATCATTTTTATGATTGCTCTGACAGAAACGGTTGATAAGATCAAAGGCTTCAACCTGGGTGCGGTGGACTATATTACAAAGCCATTTCAGCAGGAAGAAGTACTGGCCCGTGTCAAAACCCACCTCAAAATTCAAAAGTTGACCCGTCAGATTCAGGAACAAACCGATCTCAGACTGGCCCAGGCAGAAATTCAGCGGCAAAACCAGCGATCTCAGCTTTTTGCTGAGATATCCCTGAAAATTCGTCAGTCGTTGAAGCTAGAAGAAATCCTGCAAACGACTGTCACAGAAGTGCAGCAATTCCTCCAGTCCGATCGCGTTTTACTGTTTCAGCTTTTCCCCGATGGTTCCGGCACAGTGGTTCAAGAAGCGGTTACAGCGGACTATCTGGCTACGATTGGGCGAGATTTTGTCGATCCTTGCTTTCAGGAAGGGTACCTGGAACAGTATCGCCAGGGGCGGATTGGGGCGATCGCCAATATTGAACAAATTGACACCCAGCCTTGCTATATCGAATTCTTGCAACAGCTCTGTGTCAAAGCCAATTTAGTGGTTCCTATTTTCATTCAAACAGAACTGTGGGGATTATTGATTGCCCACCAATGCTCCCAACCGCGCCAGTGGACTACCGATGAAACCAGCTTTCTGCAACAACTGGCGAACCAGATTGGCATAGCCCTTTCCCAGGCTCAACTTTTGGAACAGGAGATCCACCAGCGTCAGGCACTTGCCCGCTCCCAGGAAGAACTCCGGATTATGAGTGCTGCGCTCGAAAGTGCCGTCGAAGGTATTTCCCAATTGGATTGTGAGGGACGTTATGTCAAGGTTAATCCCGCCTATGCCAGGATGGTGGGTTATGAACCGGAAGAACTGATTGGCATGAAATGGCAGGAGGTTCTCTATCCTGAGGATCACGAAATTGTCATGGCGGCCTATGAGCAACTGCAAACAACCAATAAAGTCGAGGTTGAAGTCAGGGGTTTACGCAAGGATGGCTCTGTTTTTGACAAGCAAGTGGTGATGGTGAAAGCCTATGACCAGCAGCAGCAATGCATTGGTCACTACTGCTTCATGAAAGATATTAGCGATCGGCGGGAAGTTGAACGGCTCAAGGATGAATTCGTCTCCATTGTCAGTCACGAATTACGCACCCCCCTGACCTCCATCTCAGGTGCGCTTGATCTGCTGGCGAATGGGGTACTGCAATCTCAACCAGAAGATGCCCAGCGCATGTTAAACATTGCGGCCAGCAGCACCGATCGCCTGGTTCGTCTGATTAACGATATTCTCGATATTGAACGCATCGAATCCGGTAAGGTTGCCATTACCCCACAGGCCTGCAATGCCAGTGATTTAATGAATCAGTCAGCCGAAGTCTTGCAAGAGATGGCACACCAGGCAGGAGTTACCCTTCAGATTGCGCCCCTCGCTGTTTCCGTATGGGCAGACCCGGACCGCATTATCCAGGTTCTGACCAACTTACTCAGTAATGCGATTAAATTCTCACCACCAGGTAGTTCCATCCGGTTGAGTGCAGCCCTGATAGACCAGGACGAGCCAGTCGCCAAAAGAGACGGGAAACCTGTTGCCTCCCCCTTTTCCCCTTCTGCTCTCCTTTCTCCTTCCTTCCCATACGTCCTATTCAAAGTCAGCGACCAGGGGCGCGGCATTCCCCCCGATAAACTGGAGACGATTTTCGGGCGCTTTCAACAAGTTGATGCCTCCGACTCTCGCCAGAAAGGAGGAACTGGACTGGGGTTGGCCATCTGCCGTACCATTTTGCACCACCACGGAGGCAGGATCTGGGCTGAAAGCTTCCCCGGTGAAGGCAGTACCTTCTTCTTTACGCTACCAGTATTTAATCCATCACAGTTACAGTCAACTCCTGCCCAGATCCCGCCCTTTTCAGTCCACCCTCCATCCCATCCCTCTTACAGTTCGGCTGCAACCCTGAGCGATCGCGGTTCATCGGAGTCCACCGTTGAAACGTCCGTCGAGCCGCGCTCACATTCCAGCTCCACCCCCCATACCCCACTCATCCTGGTCTGTGACAATGATTTCTCTGTACGCACCATTGTCCAGGCAATGTTAGAACGGCAACGATACAGAGTACTGACGGCAGCGACTGGAGAGGAGGCAATCAACCTCGCTCGCCAGCATCTTCCAGATGTGATTTTTCTGAATCTGATGATGCCTGGTATGGATGGTTGGGAAACCCTGGCGCAGTTAAAACAGCAACCTGTCACAAAGAATATTCCCGTCATTATTTTGAGTGGGCTATCCCCAGACACCCGCAAGTCCCCCCCGTCCGATATCAGCGACTGGATCGTTAAACCACCCAATCAACAATTGCTACGCCGGGCACTGGAGCGCGCCCTGGCCAAGAGTCATCAGGTGATCCGGGTTCTGGTTGTTGAAGATGACTTAGATCTGGCACAGGTATTGCTGACGGTATTCTCTCGTCATGGAATCCAGGCATTCCATGCGGCAACAGGGCGGGCAGCCATCCAGTTAAGCCAACAGATTGTGCCCGATTTGCTGGTACTTGACCTGGGGTTACCAGAGCAAAATGGGTTTGCTGTGGTGGACTGGCTGCGGCAGCATAATCATCTATGTCAGGTACCTGTTGTTGTTTATACAGCGCATGACCTGAATGGAGACGATCGCGATCGCTTAAAACTGGGACAAACCCTGTTCCTGACAAAAGGACGGGTAACCCCCCAGGAATTTGAGCGCCAGGTGGTTGATCTGCTGAACCGGATTATCGTTGATCGAGGAGGAGACAACAATCATGGCAACGAAGCGAGTTCTGATCATTGA
- a CDS encoding response regulator: MRILLIEDDELIASSLAKAMTDQHYIVDIATDGQIGAELAEAYTYDLILLDVVLPKLNGISVCQRLRAQGNQTPILLLTAQDTTTSRVLGLDAGADDYVTKPFNLQELLARVRALLRRGGSTFTPLLEWRNLQLDPSTCEVTCNGQRLHLTPKEYGLLELFLRNSHRIFSCSALIDHLWSFEEPPTDETVRSHVKGLRQKLKAAGVVDDPLETIYGIGYRLKPAEGRIRRENLDGGKRKRGDRETAQSSESNVITLPDGAKTSTNQISAEIKPDADLIWKQAKESLNCRVRVVEQATTLLLQNQLDEDLRQQAEEEAHRLAGSLGMFGSDEGSQLARAIEPLFMAKRALDQTQKQHLLHLVTGLRQELQQMSSNDDVSVWLSTQPPADEYPQLLIVHTDPELAAALAAEAASRGLRSQIAATPAIAQEQLAGYRPDAVLLNLPVQHKQGRTSPALDAPALLAELNSYTPPIPAIVLTGQEQLTDRVKITRLGGRRVVPASATPSQVLEVVTQMLQHTRTAETRVMVMDDDPQVLAALQRLLEPWGMRVVTLDNPLRFLEVLEAAAPDLLVLDVEMPHVNGIELCQVVRNDSHWSGLPILFLTAHTDAETMHRVFTAGADDFVTKPVIGPELVTRILNRLERSRLLRSLAETDALTEVANRRQSTQKLTQLLNWSHQHQQSFCLAILDLDDLRRVNHQYGHAAGDQVLFQIGKLLRQTFHSEDVVGRWGGTEFVIGMAGVTREEGIERLSEVVNQVRQMEFPGAQSEPFRVTCSASIVHHDATIDDLQALYRAADGALNQAKAAGGDRVVSC; encoded by the coding sequence ATGAGAATACTACTCATTGAAGATGATGAACTCATTGCCAGCTCCCTGGCAAAAGCGATGACCGATCAGCACTATATCGTCGATATAGCTACAGACGGTCAGATCGGTGCAGAACTGGCAGAGGCATACACCTACGATCTCATTCTGTTAGATGTTGTTTTGCCCAAACTCAATGGAATCAGTGTTTGTCAAAGGCTAAGAGCACAGGGAAATCAAACCCCGATTCTGTTACTGACAGCGCAGGATACAACTACCAGTCGGGTACTGGGACTGGATGCGGGGGCAGATGATTATGTCACAAAGCCATTCAACTTACAGGAGTTGCTGGCTCGCGTCCGAGCATTATTGCGCCGGGGCGGATCAACGTTCACACCTCTGTTGGAATGGAGAAATTTACAACTTGATCCCAGTACTTGCGAAGTAACCTGTAACGGTCAACGGCTGCATTTAACACCCAAAGAGTATGGGTTACTGGAACTGTTCCTGCGGAATAGCCATCGTATTTTTAGCTGTAGTGCCTTGATTGACCATCTGTGGTCGTTTGAAGAACCTCCTACGGATGAAACGGTTCGTTCCCATGTGAAAGGGCTACGCCAGAAGCTTAAGGCAGCCGGGGTGGTAGACGATCCACTGGAGACTATCTACGGTATTGGATACCGCCTTAAACCAGCAGAGGGAAGGATCCGTCGGGAAAATCTGGATGGGGGAAAGCGGAAACGTGGGGATAGGGAAACTGCTCAGTCCAGCGAATCAAACGTAATCACATTGCCCGATGGAGCAAAGACCTCAACCAACCAAATTTCAGCAGAAATCAAACCAGATGCGGATCTGATTTGGAAACAGGCAAAGGAGAGTTTGAACTGTCGAGTGAGGGTGGTTGAGCAGGCAACCACTCTATTACTACAAAATCAACTGGATGAGGATTTGAGACAGCAGGCAGAAGAGGAGGCGCATCGACTGGCTGGCTCATTAGGAATGTTTGGGTCTGATGAGGGGTCTCAACTTGCCCGTGCGATTGAGCCTCTGTTTATGGCAAAGCGTGCGCTGGATCAGACCCAAAAGCAGCATCTACTGCACCTGGTGACTGGGTTGCGCCAAGAATTGCAGCAAATGAGTAGTAATGATGACGTTTCGGTATGGCTATCAACCCAGCCGCCAGCGGATGAATATCCTCAGTTACTCATCGTCCATACAGATCCAGAGTTAGCGGCTGCCCTGGCAGCCGAAGCAGCAAGTCGTGGGCTGCGATCGCAAATTGCCGCCACTCCAGCGATCGCCCAGGAGCAGCTTGCCGGATACCGACCGGATGCAGTACTGCTGAATCTTCCAGTCCAGCACAAGCAGGGCAGAACCTCACCTGCTCTGGATGCGCCCGCGTTGCTGGCAGAACTGAATAGCTACACTCCTCCGATCCCTGCCATTGTTCTGACAGGGCAGGAGCAATTGACGGATCGGGTCAAGATTACACGCCTGGGTGGTCGGCGAGTTGTGCCAGCCTCGGCTACGCCATCTCAGGTTCTAGAAGTTGTGACCCAGATGCTTCAGCATACCCGCACGGCTGAAACGCGGGTAATGGTGATGGATGATGATCCCCAGGTACTGGCTGCTCTACAGCGTTTACTGGAACCCTGGGGCATGAGGGTTGTGACGCTGGACAATCCCCTGCGTTTCCTGGAAGTCCTGGAGGCAGCCGCCCCTGACTTGCTGGTATTGGATGTAGAAATGCCGCATGTGAATGGGATTGAGCTATGCCAGGTGGTGCGCAATGATTCGCACTGGAGCGGGCTACCCATTTTATTTCTCACCGCTCACACCGATGCTGAAACTATGCATCGTGTGTTTACGGCTGGCGCAGATGATTTTGTCACCAAGCCTGTGATTGGACCAGAACTGGTGACTCGAATTTTAAATCGCCTGGAGAGATCACGACTGTTGCGCAGTCTGGCAGAAACTGATGCATTAACGGAAGTGGCTAATCGTCGTCAGTCTACTCAGAAACTCACCCAATTACTGAACTGGAGTCACCAGCATCAGCAATCCTTTTGTCTGGCAATTTTGGATCTCGACGATCTGAGGCGGGTGAACCACCAGTATGGTCATGCTGCTGGAGATCAAGTTTTGTTTCAGATTGGCAAATTATTGCGACAAACATTCCACAGTGAAGATGTTGTGGGTCGTTGGGGAGGGACAGAGTTTGTGATTGGAATGGCTGGTGTGACCAGAGAGGAGGGGATAGAACGGCTGTCTGAGGTTGTGAATCAAGTGCGCCAGATGGAGTTTCCGGGTGCTCAATCGGAGCCGTTTCGGGTCACGTGCAGTGCCAGCATTGTCCATCATGATGCCACCATTGACGATCTCCAGGCGCTTTACCGGGCGGCTGATGGGGCGCTGAATCAGGCAAAAGCGGCAGGGGGCGATCGCGTCGTGAGTTGTTAG
- a CDS encoding Uma2 family endonuclease, giving the protein MTAITNPPSQIVYPSSDGEPVAETYDHLYVLLTTLEVLRQYLKGQRATVLANQFFYYAQGFPKLRVAPDVMVIFDVEPGGRDNYKLWEEGQVPRVIFEMTSRGTKDQDTGFKKGLYEQLEVQEYWLFDPKGEWLEGQLQGYQLQNGTYVPMAEHRSAALKLRLEIEGNLLAFYREDTGEKLLLPDELAETLKAETQRRIEAEQRAEQERQRAEQERQRAEELQTLLERYQAQFGELTEE; this is encoded by the coding sequence ATGACAGCCATTACCAACCCTCCGTCTCAAATTGTTTATCCCAGTAGCGATGGCGAACCTGTGGCAGAGACTTACGATCATTTATATGTCTTGCTGACCACGCTGGAAGTTTTACGGCAATATCTGAAAGGGCAACGGGCAACAGTTTTAGCCAACCAGTTCTTTTACTACGCTCAAGGCTTTCCAAAATTACGAGTGGCTCCCGATGTGATGGTCATTTTTGATGTGGAACCGGGTGGGCGAGACAACTACAAACTTTGGGAAGAAGGACAGGTACCCAGAGTAATTTTTGAAATGACTTCACGCGGAACGAAAGACCAGGATACAGGCTTCAAAAAAGGGCTTTACGAACAGTTAGAAGTTCAGGAATACTGGCTGTTTGACCCAAAAGGGGAATGGTTAGAAGGACAGTTGCAGGGCTATCAGTTGCAAAATGGCACTTACGTGCCTATGGCAGAACACCGTAGCGCGGCTCTCAAGTTACGTCTGGAAATCGAGGGTAACCTGCTTGCCTTCTATCGGGAAGACACAGGTGAAAAATTGTTGCTGCCCGATGAATTAGCTGAAACCTTGAAGGCCGAAACCCAGCGGCGGATAGAAGCTGAACAGCGGGCTGAACAGGAGCGCCAGCGGGCTGAACAGGAGCGCCAGCGGGCTGAAGAGTTACAAACTCTGCTAGAGCGTTATCAAGCCCAGTTTGGTGAACTGACCGAAGAATGA
- a CDS encoding helix-turn-helix domain-containing protein: protein MGARLRVFLSAAEERTLFELRTATTVPQRVKDRAEVVRLSHQGMYVEKIATLFHWHERTVRETLGRWQAKGLGGLWDGPRPGAKRRWQAEDMEYLEACLRAEPHTYNSQQLAHKLASERNVELSADHLRQVLKKRG from the coding sequence ATGGGCGCCCGCTTACGAGTGTTTCTCAGTGCTGCTGAAGAGCGCACCTTGTTTGAGCTTCGTACCGCAACGACCGTTCCTCAGCGGGTGAAAGACCGAGCCGAAGTGGTGCGGTTGAGCCATCAAGGGATGTATGTGGAGAAAATTGCCACCTTGTTCCACTGGCATGAGCGAACGGTGCGAGAAACTTTGGGGCGTTGGCAAGCCAAGGGATTAGGGGGACTGTGGGATGGGCCCAGACCCGGAGCCAAACGACGGTGGCAAGCGGAGGACATGGAGTACTTGGAAGCGTGTTTACGAGCAGAACCGCACACCTACAATAGTCAGCAACTGGCCCACAAGTTAGCCAGTGAGCGGAACGTCGAGTTGAGTGCCGACCACCTCCGACAGGTGCTCAAAAAAAGGGGGTGA
- a CDS encoding IS630 family transposase has translation MIWKRTRHSHRGKQDPVEKAKKLADLERLQWAAAAGDIDLFYLDESGFSLWMPVEYSYFFVGEQKRLEQTSRRGKRISILGLLQPLVSFVYGLVVGSFDSTRYITMMDEQARQAKLQLAQTGKIRVIVQDNSPTHTSKQMQAKWVEWETCGLYCFFLPKYCSELNPIEIEWHQLKTHELRGHMFEHELDLAYAVIDGVEARAQAAGYQAERFRFPSKLAHS, from the coding sequence GTGATTTGGAAACGCACTCGTCACAGTCACCGAGGCAAGCAAGACCCAGTCGAAAAGGCGAAGAAACTGGCGGACTTGGAGAGGCTGCAATGGGCAGCAGCAGCAGGAGACATCGACTTGTTTTATCTGGACGAATCGGGGTTTTCGCTGTGGATGCCCGTCGAGTATAGCTATTTCTTTGTGGGAGAACAGAAGCGCCTTGAACAAACCTCACGGCGAGGCAAACGGATTAGCATTTTGGGATTGTTGCAACCCTTGGTAAGTTTCGTCTATGGCTTGGTGGTGGGCAGTTTCGATAGCACTCGCTACATCACGATGATGGATGAACAGGCTCGGCAAGCCAAACTCCAATTGGCACAAACGGGCAAGATCCGGGTCATCGTTCAAGATAACAGCCCCACTCATACCAGCAAACAGATGCAGGCGAAATGGGTAGAGTGGGAAACTTGCGGACTGTATTGCTTTTTCTTACCGAAATACTGCTCCGAACTCAATCCGATTGAAATCGAGTGGCATCAGTTAAAAACGCACGAATTGCGAGGACATATGTTTGAACATGAACTGGACTTAGCCTATGCCGTCATTGATGGGGTCGAGGCCAGAGCGCAAGCGGCAGGGTATCAAGCTGAACGATTCCGATTTCCCTCGAAATTGGCTCATTCATGA
- a CDS encoding ribosomal protein L7/L12, which translates to MKLATKIAAGVLLGIGVPICLLATARLLDPKTMPQERFEVEVALITLGLPSTALGGWFALKSTDRKRQEERDRLQTAFYRLIRETNGHLTVLRFAMETGLDGETAKDYLNQRAKEFNAAYNVTEEGNLTYHFDLGGFAAGVLPAAQTETFDVVLEWIPSNRKRQAIKAIHELTGLDWQQVKTLIKRLPEPVVLQQGVPKDVAEFTKRQLAAIGVEVLIVLN; encoded by the coding sequence ATGAAGTTAGCTACTAAAATTGCCGCTGGGGTGTTACTGGGCATTGGAGTTCCAATTTGCCTGCTGGCCACGGCGCGGCTACTGGATCCCAAAACGATGCCCCAGGAAAGGTTTGAGGTTGAAGTTGCCCTGATCACGCTGGGTTTACCATCGACGGCACTCGGCGGATGGTTTGCTTTGAAGAGCACTGATAGAAAGCGGCAGGAAGAACGCGATCGCCTCCAGACGGCTTTTTATCGCCTCATCAGAGAAACAAATGGGCATCTGACTGTGCTGCGATTTGCCATGGAAACCGGGCTGGATGGAGAAACCGCTAAAGATTATCTCAACCAGCGGGCAAAAGAATTTAATGCGGCCTATAACGTGACTGAAGAAGGCAACCTTACCTATCACTTTGACCTGGGTGGGTTTGCTGCCGGTGTTCTGCCAGCCGCCCAGACAGAAACGTTTGATGTGGTTCTGGAATGGATTCCTTCCAATCGCAAGCGGCAGGCAATTAAGGCTATCCATGAGTTGACTGGCTTGGACTGGCAGCAGGTTAAAACCCTCATCAAACGCTTACCAGAGCCTGTGGTACTGCAACAGGGAGTCCCCAAAGATGTAGCAGAGTTTACCAAACGGCAACTGGCCGCCATTGGAGTAGAGGTGTTAATTGTTCTGAATTGA